In Corylus avellana chromosome ca2, CavTom2PMs-1.0, the following proteins share a genomic window:
- the LOC132172955 gene encoding putative DUF21 domain-containing protein At1g03270 isoform X2 — protein sequence MLWLHALALAPTISVVVLQAEDIQFGTLWWFVYIGVSCLLVLFAGIMSGLTLGLMSLGLVELEILQRSGTSAEKKQAAVILPVVQKQHQLLVTLLLCNACAMEALPIYLDKIFHPFVAVLLSVTFVLAFGEIIPQAICSRYGLSVGANFVWLVRILMIICYPIAYPIGKVLDAVLGHNDALFRRAQLKALVSIHSQEAGKGGELTHDETTIISGALDLTEKTAEEAMTPIESTFSLDVNSKLDWEAIGKILARGHSRVPVYSGNPKNIIGLLLVKSLLTVRAETETPVSAVSIRRIPRVPSDMPLYDILNEFQKGSSHMAAVVKVKGKDKNLKTKGEGEKFEEGKVANGNSQLTTPLLTGNEDKSESVAIDIDKPPRSITNKQNVQHYGAAKNSFHHLSEDIEDGEVIGIITLEDVFEELLQEEIVDETDVYIDVHKRIRVAAAAAAAVSSVSRPPSYRKLTGQKPAGGQGRQGQTPKKQ from the exons ATGCTCTGGCTGCACGCGCTAGCCCTGGCTCCGACCATCAGCGTCGTCGTTTTACAGGCCGAGGACATCCAATTCGGGACGCTCTGGTGGTTTGTCTACATCGGGGTGTCGTGCCTGCTCGTGCTCTTCGCTGGAATCATGTCCGGCCTCACCTTGGGCCTCATGTCGTTGGGCCTCGTTGAGCTCGAGATCCTCCAGCGCAGCGGCACCTCCGCCGAGAAGAAGCAAGCAG CGGTTATTTTGCCCGTGGTGCAAAAGCAGCACCAGCTGTTGGTTACTTTGCTTCTGTGTAATGCTTGTGCTATGGAG GCCCTTCCTATATACCTGGATAAAATTTTTCATCCCTTTGTGGCTGTTTTGCTGTCTGTAACTTTTGTTCTGGCTTTTGGAGAG ATTATTCCACAAGCAATATGCTCAAGATATGGACTTTCTGTGGGTGCGAATTTTGTCTGGCTTGTGCGCATTCTGATGATCATCTGTTATCCAATTGCTTACCCTATTGGAAAG GTTCTGGATGCTGTACTTGGTCATAATGACGCTCTGTTTAGACGAGCTCAATTGAAAGCCCTTGTCTCTATCCATAGCCAGGAG gctGGTAAGGGGGGTGAACTCACACACGATGAGACAACCATCATCAGTGGAGCACTAGATTTGACTGAAAAG ACTGCTGAGGAGGCTATGACACCAATTGAATCAACATTTTCCTTGGATGTCAATTCGAAATTGGACTG GGAAGCAATTGGGAAAATTCTTGCACGAGGTCATAGCCGTGTCCCCGTCTATTCTGGAAACCCAAAAAACATTATCGGTCTCTTACTG GTGAAAAGTCTTCTCACTGTACGAGCAGAAACAGAAACTCCAGTCAGCGCCGTTTCCATTCGGAGAATTCCTAG GGTTCCATCAGATATGCCTCTGTATGATATCCTCAATGAGTTCCAAAAGGGAAGCAGTCATATGGCAGCTGTAGTGAAGGTtaaaggaaaagacaagaacCTTAAAACTAAAGGTGAAGGGGAGAAATTTGAGGAAGGCAAAGTTGCCAATGGGAATTCTCAACTGACTACCCCCTTGCTAACTGGTAATGAGGATAAATCGGAAAGTGTTGCCATTGACATTGATAAACCTCCAAGATCTATAACAAACAAGCAAAATGTTCAACATTATGGTGCTGCCAAAAACAGCTTCCACCATTTATCTGAGGATATTGAGGACGGAGAAGTCATTGGTATCATCACCCTGGAGGATGTTTTTGAAGAGCTTCTGCAA gaGGAAATTGTAGATGAGACAGATGTGTATATTGATGTACATAAAAG GATACGTGTGGCTGCTGCAGCCGCTGCGGCTGTATCATCTGTGTCACGTCCTCCATCATATCGGAAGTTGACTGGTCAAAAGCCAGCA GGAGGTCAAGGTAGGCAAGGGCAAACCCCAAAGAAACAATGA
- the LOC132172955 gene encoding putative DUF21 domain-containing protein At1g03270 isoform X1, with protein MLWLHALALAPTISVVVLQAEDIQFGTLWWFVYIGVSCLLVLFAGIMSGLTLGLMSLGLVELEILQRSGTSAEKKQAAVILPVVQKQHQLLVTLLLCNACAMEALPIYLDKIFHPFVAVLLSVTFVLAFGEIIPQAICSRYGLSVGANFVWLVRILMIICYPIAYPIGKVLDAVLGHNDALFRRAQLKALVSIHSQEAGKGGELTHDETTIISGALDLTEKTAEEAMTPIESTFSLDVNSKLDCREAIGKILARGHSRVPVYSGNPKNIIGLLLVKSLLTVRAETETPVSAVSIRRIPRVPSDMPLYDILNEFQKGSSHMAAVVKVKGKDKNLKTKGEGEKFEEGKVANGNSQLTTPLLTGNEDKSESVAIDIDKPPRSITNKQNVQHYGAAKNSFHHLSEDIEDGEVIGIITLEDVFEELLQEEIVDETDVYIDVHKRIRVAAAAAAAVSSVSRPPSYRKLTGQKPAGGQGRQGQTPKKQ; from the exons ATGCTCTGGCTGCACGCGCTAGCCCTGGCTCCGACCATCAGCGTCGTCGTTTTACAGGCCGAGGACATCCAATTCGGGACGCTCTGGTGGTTTGTCTACATCGGGGTGTCGTGCCTGCTCGTGCTCTTCGCTGGAATCATGTCCGGCCTCACCTTGGGCCTCATGTCGTTGGGCCTCGTTGAGCTCGAGATCCTCCAGCGCAGCGGCACCTCCGCCGAGAAGAAGCAAGCAG CGGTTATTTTGCCCGTGGTGCAAAAGCAGCACCAGCTGTTGGTTACTTTGCTTCTGTGTAATGCTTGTGCTATGGAG GCCCTTCCTATATACCTGGATAAAATTTTTCATCCCTTTGTGGCTGTTTTGCTGTCTGTAACTTTTGTTCTGGCTTTTGGAGAG ATTATTCCACAAGCAATATGCTCAAGATATGGACTTTCTGTGGGTGCGAATTTTGTCTGGCTTGTGCGCATTCTGATGATCATCTGTTATCCAATTGCTTACCCTATTGGAAAG GTTCTGGATGCTGTACTTGGTCATAATGACGCTCTGTTTAGACGAGCTCAATTGAAAGCCCTTGTCTCTATCCATAGCCAGGAG gctGGTAAGGGGGGTGAACTCACACACGATGAGACAACCATCATCAGTGGAGCACTAGATTTGACTGAAAAG ACTGCTGAGGAGGCTATGACACCAATTGAATCAACATTTTCCTTGGATGTCAATTCGAAATTGGACTG CAGGGAAGCAATTGGGAAAATTCTTGCACGAGGTCATAGCCGTGTCCCCGTCTATTCTGGAAACCCAAAAAACATTATCGGTCTCTTACTG GTGAAAAGTCTTCTCACTGTACGAGCAGAAACAGAAACTCCAGTCAGCGCCGTTTCCATTCGGAGAATTCCTAG GGTTCCATCAGATATGCCTCTGTATGATATCCTCAATGAGTTCCAAAAGGGAAGCAGTCATATGGCAGCTGTAGTGAAGGTtaaaggaaaagacaagaacCTTAAAACTAAAGGTGAAGGGGAGAAATTTGAGGAAGGCAAAGTTGCCAATGGGAATTCTCAACTGACTACCCCCTTGCTAACTGGTAATGAGGATAAATCGGAAAGTGTTGCCATTGACATTGATAAACCTCCAAGATCTATAACAAACAAGCAAAATGTTCAACATTATGGTGCTGCCAAAAACAGCTTCCACCATTTATCTGAGGATATTGAGGACGGAGAAGTCATTGGTATCATCACCCTGGAGGATGTTTTTGAAGAGCTTCTGCAA gaGGAAATTGTAGATGAGACAGATGTGTATATTGATGTACATAAAAG GATACGTGTGGCTGCTGCAGCCGCTGCGGCTGTATCATCTGTGTCACGTCCTCCATCATATCGGAAGTTGACTGGTCAAAAGCCAGCA GGAGGTCAAGGTAGGCAAGGGCAAACCCCAAAGAAACAATGA
- the LOC132171297 gene encoding uncharacterized protein LOC132171297 codes for MGFNFVYRCLQEVFPKVDSRLLRAVAIEHPKDADQAVDVVLKEIIPYLSGQSTSPTIFTEDNEVESEEQMDLLSQQQVIEKPDVGPSSEPLPIDGEAAKETDHTGSVLHADATPLVEALNESLVSDFYDANDGNDQSCVYTENEEVILLGKAQENSAKVGLNQIVPATSNDQKQICENTKSEELISWGTSKVGPELTPPAMTTSSVNEWQEDLENDWKDFDFPMADNFDADHAVIHGESHNAESCSDSTEVRNVVAQLVLLSVEGHTPVAGGSSDITLKQDSSVSEMSDLEDEPKRDTMVTHSGKVCKIDLLEEIIEDAKNNKKTLFLAMERVINMMREVELQEKAAEQAKEEASRGELNILIKVEEMKQMLAHAKEANNMHAGEVYGEKAILATEVRELQSRLLSVSDERDKSLAILDEMHQILEARLAIAEELRKAAEQERLEKEESARNAFAEQEAIMEKVIQESKMLEQEAEENSKLREFLMDRGRTVDILQGEISVICQDVRLLKEKFDDRVPLSKSVSSSQTSCILATTSGSSLKSMASDLVPGRSLASSGSSLTSAVPEQGESSETPKKTSPTSSVHSPSLGSGDKEEAARAVKALLDEGWDFFDQDAELDN; via the exons ATGGGTTTCAACTTTGTTTACCGATGCTTGCAGGAGGTATTTCCAAAG GTTGATTCTCGCTTGCTGAGGGCTGTTGCTATTGAACATCCCAAGGATGCTGATCAAGCTGTGGATGTTGTTCTTAAGGAGATCATCCCTTATTTGTCCGGTCAGTCCACCAGTCCTACTATTTTTACCGAGGATAATGAAG TTGAATCTGAGGAGCAGATGGACTTGTTGAGCCAGCAGCAGGTCATTGAAAAACCAGACGTGGGACCTTCTTCAGAACCACTTCCAATAGATGGTGAGGCTGCCAAGGAGACAGATCATACAGGCAGTGTCCTTCATGCTGATGCAACACCTCTGGTTGAGGCGCTGAATGAATCTTTGGTTTCAGATTTCTATGATGCGAATGACGGTAATGATCAATCATGTGTATATACAGAAAACGAGGAAGTGATTTTATTGGGGAAGGCTCAAGAAAACAGTGCCAAAGTGGGGTTGAATCAGATTGTCCCTGCGACATCAAATGATCAGAAGCAAATTTGTGAAAATACCAAAAGTGAAGAATTGATTTCTTGGGGAACTTCTAAAGTTGGGCCAGAGCTGACCCCCCCTGCCATGACAACCTCTTCAGTAAATGAATGGCAAGAAGATCTGGAAAATGATTGGAAAGATTTTGACTTTCCTATGGCTGATAACTTTGATGCGGACCATGCGGTTATTCATGGAGAAAGCCACAATGCAGAATCGTGTTCTGATAGCACTGAGGTGAGAAATGTTGTGGCTCAATTGGTTCTCCTATCTGTTGAAGGGCATACTCCAGTGGCTGGTGGCTCTTCAGATATTACTCTGAAGCAAGACTCTTCTGTTAGCGAAATGAGTGATCTTGAAGATGAGCCTAAAAGGGACACCATGGTTACCCATTCTGGCAAAGTATGTAAAATTGATCTTCTTGAAGAGATTATTGAAGATGCCAAGAATAACAAG AAAACCTTATTTTTGGCTATGGAGAGAGTGATCAACATGATGAGAGAAGTGGAACTTCAGGAGAAAGCTGCTGAACAAGCTAAAGAGGAAGCTTCTAGGGGAGAGTTGAATATTCTGATCAAGGTGGAAGAAATGAAACAGATGTTGGCACATGCAAAGGAAGCAAATAACATG CATGCGGGAGAAGTGTATGGAGAGAAGGCAATTTTAGCAACTGAAGTGAGGGAGCTTCAGTCTCGCCTGCTCAGCGTGTCTGATGAAAGGGATAAATCCCTTGCAATTCTTGATGAG atGCACCAAATTCTAGAAGCACGACTAGCCATAGCAGAAGAGTTGAGGAAAGCAGCTGAGCAGGAAAGGCTAGAAAAAGAAGAGTCTGCACGAAATGCTTTTGCTGAACAAGAAGCTATTATGGAGAAGGTAATTCAGGAGTCAAAGATGCTAGAACAGGAGGCAGAGGAGAATTCCAAG TTACGGGAGTTTCTGATGGACCGAGGTCGCACTGTTGATATTTTGCA AGGAGAAATTTCTGTTATTTGTCAGGACGTGAGGCTGTTGAAAGAGAAGTTTGATGACCGTGTCCCATTAAGCAAATCCGTTTCTTCGAGCCAGACTAGTTGCATCTTAGCTACTACATCTGGATCATCCTTGAAAAGCATGGCATCTGATTTGGTTCCTGGGCGCAGCTTAGCTTCTTCAGGCTCATCCCTCACTAGTGCGGTACCTGAGCAAGGGGAGTCATCTGAGACCCCAAAGAAGACGAGTCCAACATCCTCTGTTCACAGCCCATCACTGGGAAGCGGAGATAAAGAGGAAGCAGCCAGAGCTGTTAAAGCGCTTTTGGATGAAGGGTGGGATTTCTTTGACCAAGATGCAGAATTGGACAACTGA